Sequence from the Mytilus galloprovincialis chromosome 13, xbMytGall1.hap1.1, whole genome shotgun sequence genome:
atatatatatatatattagcacGTGTAATTTATATACATACGTTTAGATCTGTATAACATATCAACCAGAACTCATGGACGGTCATGTCGGCGGTTAATTAAATGGCATTCTATCCCTAAAAAGTGATACTTTTTATGATTCGATGCATATTTTTTGAGAAATGTGTTCTTCcgtttaactatatatataactatatagaTCAACATGAATTTGACGACAAATATCGCTTTGAAGTTTTTATTAATGTAATTAAATGCTTAATTAGTAAAATGTATCTCAAATTATTACTCaccatttttacatttataccaATGTCCCGACCCCGTAAACTCATTCTCCATGGTTCGTTTAATCATTAACTTCTCCTGAAGAGTTAAACCAATCATTTTGTCTGAGATTTCTTGGGTTTCCTTTCTCATTTTTGACAATTCGTTCTCGTCAATGACTTCAATAGATTCAATTTCAAGCAGGTAATTTTTTATATTCTCTGGGATATCGAGTCCTTCATCTTTTTTAGACagttctattttgaatttatgaatATCTATCGCAAGCTGTAGTCTTCGTATTTCCAGAAAAAATTCTATGTGTTCTTGTTCGGCATATCGACTTCGCTTTAAAAATACCCATTTTTCTAGACGATCTAACCATGCTTTTAACAGCGGCTTGAACTTGGATGTGAATAATTCCTTTCTGATAATATGGATTTCTTTACAAAAAGTTAACTGGTCTATTATCATGTTCAGAGAATCGACCCTCTTggtgttttcaatttgtttccgAAGTTGAATGAATTTCTTAATAGATACGTTTTCTTTATTGTCAGTTAATAGCTTACTTGTAGTATAACGCTTTGCATGAAGATCCGtacctttttcaatattttgaatggtTCGAAATACTTCACAAAtgtttttgttgataatttttagtTCATTAGAATACCTTTTTGACTTTGATATTTTTGTGCTGCACTTTGGGCATTTCAAAGGCTTTATTTCATCACTGATATTATCCATGACGGTAGAAATATATTGGTCTAGTCCTTTTACTTCCAAAACGCATCTACAGTCTTCTAACCGAATAAACATGGCGTTATCTTCATCTTCATATCCAAAATATATTTCTGTCAATTTATCGCATACTTTACAAATACACTTTGATCTTTCGCATAATATTCCCGAACATTTGTGACCGATGCCACAATCTAATGTAGTATTACACAGAGTATTACATTTTGGTCTTTTGCAAGGTTCCATACATATTTGTTCGCACTTATATTTGTTTGGACATTTTGCTTTACATGCCCATTTACAAAGTTCAGTACACTGTATACAGCTATCGctacatttatttttacatatatcgCCATGAATGCATCTCCGATCGCATTTCTGAGTACAAGGTGGACAGCGATAATTGAAATAATCTTCACAAATATGTCCACATACCAAGTTTCTTTGGCATTTTGCTTTACATGGAACATGAAGCCTTCCTTGGCTGCATTCAGAATGTGTTCCTTTGCATTCGTGACCACATTTCAATATTCCATTGCATGGAAACTTACAAGGGGCATCATATTTGGTATGACAAGCAACTTGAACCTCATGTCCACAGCGAGCGTTTATCTTTACCAAGGCATTGCAGTCGTCTTCAGTATTACAAGGATCTGTGCAACGTTTCTGACAACGATGACCACATGATATAGTAGCTTGACATTGTTCATTGCATGATGCCGAATTTGGATCTTCATGACAAGGCATACTTTGAGCGTGCTGACATTTTAGAATTATCTTTTCTACGACTTCATTACATTTTCCACATGGGACTGGAAAATGACACGGTTTAATGCACTTATGTTTCAATTCGCACATTTCTCTGTGACATTGTTTTGGACAAATACCTTCGTGATCTGGATCATCAACATGACATTTTCTTAAACAGAAATGCCCACATTGTCTCTTGATTTCGCAAGGTTCCTGACATCCGCCATCTGCAACCTTATCAAAATCATCTGGTTTAGAAACGTATGTTGAATTTTTGTGATTCTGACATGTTAACTGTAGCTCAGTGCCAAAACATTTCTCCTTTTTAACATATCTGACAATATTATTCCACAGTTCTGATCTCgatgttaaaagtttaaaattgcTTACTACGTAAAGTCCTATTTTTGCCCTTGATAGGGCAACACAGATTCTATTTGCCTCGGATAGATGACCTATATTATTTTCCTTATTACTTCTCACAAGTGACaacaaaattatatcattttCCTCTCCTTGGAAGTTATCTACTGCCGTAACTCTTGCGGATGGTCTGTCTCGACCACTTGATATCTCTGGATAACTGACAAAGTCGTCGATCAACACATCTtttgttgaaatgtttttttcttcgGTCCTGATCTGGTTGCAAAGTAGCCGAACCTGGTCTAAGTATGTTGAAAGCACAGTTATTTTAGAAGATGGATATCCTTGCATTCTGAGATACCTGTACAATTTACAAATGAACATTGCCTCGAATGTGTTCTTGTGACTTCTCGAAAGCTCTTCGCGCTCCTTGTcttcaaatacagaatgtgataaaAAGAACATATTACAGTTAGTTCCTTTTACGTTTTCGTATTCAAACACACTTGGATCGTCGATTAGAGATCGATAAATGTGAGGCACAAATAGCTTAGATATTAGTGGCCTCATTCTATGTTGATATTCTAATCGTGTAAATGGAAAACCTTCACGAATGAGTCTTTCGAAAAGTGAAATATCTATTTTATGTTCTCGTGCAGTTTTGTAATCGTTGTAAGAAGGGCGCAGTTGTTGGTGGTCGCCAATCATAATAAGTTGCTGACACGAAGACGTCAAACATGCCACCACGTGATGTTCTGGGATTTCGGTAGCTTCTTCAAGGATAACAATGCTTGGAGAAACTCGTTTAAGAATTTCTATATCTCTTGCAGCTCTTGTTGTGGTACATGCTACAAGTTTTGCCCTTTTCAGTATGTTAATATCAGCTATCTGTTGGTTATTTTCATAACATTCTTGTTCTGTTTTGTAATATTCCTCACAGTCTTGTATTTCCTCGTTGATTGGAATAAGAGCTTTCTGAACCCAGTATTTATACAAGCGCCATCTTGTCACATTGGGGAGGTACCATATATTTGATACCGAATTTGCTTCTACTGTTCGCATTTCTTTAGTGTGAAAAAGTTTCTCTTTTATAGTCTCAATAAAAACAGATTTGACTTTCATGTTGTATTGATCCCAAAACCATCGTTGCCTGTGTGTTCTCTGTAGGTTAAATACAATGTCGGATGATACTAAcattttcagtttttgtaaatCCAAATGTGTGTTTGAAACCGCAGCTGTTGTTTCTATGCCCTCTTCGTCATAATCTTCATTTTGATAATCATACCGATTGTCTTCGTAATCCAAATAATCAAAATCATCATCCTCATAAATTTCTGCCACGCGGTTTTGTTGAGTAGTAACAAATTGTGTTATAGATTCAAGGTTAAGCCATTTTATTAAAGAATAGGTACTCCGAAGTGTTCTGTAATGCCTGTCAGTAATTACTCCTGCAACATCATAGAGCCAGTCTTGATGAACTATTCCTGTCTGAATTTCATCCCGCAGCTTTTGCAAGGTTTCATGCTCGCTAAgtatagttttcatttttttttcttgaattgaATGCTATAACATTCAGTTCGCTTGAGCTTTCTCTTATCGTGTGCGTCTTAACTGCTCCCTTGCGAGTAACGAATTCTTCTTGTTTGTAACTGTATGCCTTACGTTTAGCAGCTAAATTATATTTGCTCAACATTTCGATTTCTGATCTTCCTCCTAATCGGACAATATCTGCGGCGTCAGTTATTCGCAATCTTTTAGAAATATCTAATAAAAACTGATCTAATGCATGGTTAGTGTAGCTAAGAAGTAACATTGGTCCTTGGTTATCATGTTGACGCCATATATGTTTATTTCTCAAAAGAAGTTCTGCTAATTTAAGTCCAACTACGGTTTTCCCTGTTCCTGGTGGTCCTTGTATCAATGCAAGCTTACTTTTAATTGATGTGGTAAATGCCCTGTGTTGAGAATTGTCCATACAAAGATTATCTGCATCAGGCCAGTTTGCCTCATTTGAGATGTCAACCTTGGCTTTTTGTTCCGAATTCAAACAACGGATGTCAAATCCTTCTACGAACGAAGTTGATTTAAAATAGTCTGGCATATCTTGTTCTACACTGtgctttttgttaaataattgtttcCCAAATGGTAAACTATTTTCTGCATTGACTATCTCACTGTGCATACTTTTAAGCGATTTTAAAGTATGAAAGTAAGACGGAAAAAAGGCTTGGCTCTCAATTAGAAGGACATCAGGCTGTTTCAATATTTCAGTCCCCTCACCAATATCGTCGACAAGTTTGATTTGAAAAAGACCATTTTTTAGGTCACCAGCATTACGATCTGCTACAGTTGCATACTGAAGAATAGTAAATTCTCTGTTAGTTAAGCAAACAAGAGATCCAAATGTAAGTAATTTTCTTGTGTTCCAGTTGATTCGAATATAGGGTTTGGTATCAAATCTTATTTTCCAAGTTATGCCGTTTTGCTCATTACAGCATcgagagagaaaaaatatatttttataaacacgGATGTCATCATGGCGCCATTTCCTCTCTAGACAACAAGGATCTTCGAATAAAGCGTTTTTTAAAGACATCAACCCTTTACATAAAGGCCTTATAAAATCTTGTCGATGAACCATAAAAAGTCTTCGTAAGTAGCTTTCCTCTGTTTCATACTCAGAATCAATGGAAGAACTCGCAAACGACTCTATTTCAATAAGATCTGGCAATATGTCTAATGTTGATAGTTTGTTCTCTTTACAGTGATTGTTTTCAGGATCCCACTTGTcctttatttgttgaattaatgTTTTAAGTTCCTTTCGTTGATTTTCATCTTTTAGTTTTTCACTAACGCATACTTCTAGGGAATCTAATGGTGTGATTAAATCAGCGGGCCCAGTATTGACATGATAAGCAAGCCCTTTCATCAAAAGAAGTAAATTTTTCAGTATCTGAATCTTTTCTTCATCAAACTGTAAACGTAACTCGCAAATAATATTCTTTATATCCTGTCGGTCGAAGAACCTTCTTTCTTTTAATGGGGTGAGAGCCTTCTGAACTAACAATTTACGCTTACACTCACACAACTGACACATCACTTGCAAAAGTAAAGAAATCTGCTCCCTTCCCAAATCCTCGAACAGATATGTGTCTAGCTCCTTTCTATAAGTGCTCAAATGAGCAGCTAGGCTATCGGTATCCATCTTTGACAATTTCTCCAGGTCTATCTTTTGAAATCTATTATGAGAATTTTGTCTGAAATGTTGTCTCTCAGAGGTATATTGTAATGTGCTTACAACGTTTGATTTTGAGTTTGAACGATTTTCATATGTCTCTTTGTTACTTATTGTGCGATTGATATTTTCATGTGTTCTTTTGATATTACGATCATATTCGGTGTCAACATTTGAACGAGATCTTTTATCCAATGAAGAAGTATGCCCTCGATAAGGTTCATAATTCCTATTTGGAATAACTGTATGTCTTGTGTTGTCATGTCTGCTTTCTATCTCATATGGTCGTTTGGTATTTCGATCATACTCAGTGTTAATATCACTATTTAAACGAGATCTTCTATCAAGCGTAGGATTCTGTTCACGAGAAAGTTCATAATTCCTGTTTGAAGACACTCGATGCCATGGGGTTTCATGCTGACTCTCTATTTCATATGAACTCAATGCATTATTATCATATTCCATGTTGATATCATAATTTGAACGAGATCTTCCGTCAAATATATGATTATGCTCATGATAAATGTCATAATTCCTGTCTGAAGACACACCCTgccatatattttcaaaatagctTTCTTTTTGATGTGTTCTTTGGCTATTTCTATAATACTCACTCTTGAAATCATCATTTAATCGAGGTGTTCTATCAAATGTAGGACTCTGCCGATGACAAAGATCATCATAGCTGTTTGAAGACGCTCCATGCCAATAATCTTCATGACTCCTCTCTAATTCATGTGCTCGTTGGATATTTCGATCATATTCAGTATTGATATCAACATTTGAACGTGATCTGTTATCAAATGTATGATTCTGCTCACGATGAAGATCATAGTTCTGATTTGAAGATAAATGTAAATCTGCTCTTTTGATTCCAGACCTATGATAAGCATGTCGCCTGGAAACATGTCCCTTTTGCTGCTCATGTGATTGCCTTAATGGAGACCTCTCTCTATAAGCAGCACTTCGTGGTGATTGTGTGCTTTTACGATATATGTTTCGGTCAAAGTTTGTGTCACGCCTATCCCGACCGTGAAAACGGCTGACCGGTGATTTATCTCCTCGTCCGACGGAATAGGTTGTTTTTCCATCAGGATATTTGTCATTCCTAGAACTTTGCTGTTTGTGTTCTGAATTACCAACACAATTGGTAGACAATCTAATTTTCTTTCGTCTTCTGGAGTCCGTACTATGTGATCGGCTTCTGTGTCTTCGTTTTCTTGACtcatttgtttcatattttgatgAAATAATGTCTTGTCCTCTTGTTTCTGGAATTGCAacatttttatcagattttttatttttatttgttttatgatggATGCTGGGACGAGAACCTTTATACGAGATATCCTTATTCTGAACACTGTTCAACGTGTGCTGACAATTGCTAACAGTTTGACTTAGAGAGACATTTATAAAAGGGGAGCTCAGTGATTTATTTGACGCAGCACCTGGAAGCTCAAGTATAGATCTTCTATAGGCAtcttttgttgatttgtttatGTCTGTTATATTAGGTTTTTTGTTTAAAGTGCATTTAATTTTGTTCGAGGTTAGTCCCTCTTTGTGATGTGATGTATTAATAACGTCATTGTTCGCATTATCTTCATGTTTGATGATTTCAGATAATGCGTCAGAGTCTACACCACTGTAATCAATGCTTTGTCTTACAAACTGGTTCGGATTTAAATTTGACGTTGTGGTACTACGCGAGTTGCCTTTACTTGAAATTGATGTACGTCTTTTATCTCTTTCCATTTCCTACATTGaactgaaatagaaaataaaaatcgTCAGTTCTGTGAAAAGTCCATTTTAGAATATTTCTTCGTAACATGGTAATATTTTTACCCTTCCCACTTCCCTTTAAAAAAACTATGAATATTGAATCCGCAGATTAAATTGTTTACACCGGAAACAACCACGAAACAACAGAAAACGCACGCGAAGTTCACTGGGGTTATTGGTTGTAACACTCGGACTACTGGTAATAATATCAAAACATAATGTTATGTTGGATCCTATGTGATTATTTAAATAGTTGCCACTATTCATAGCATTCCAGTAGTGGAACTACATAGACCACCGAGGTTTACAGATCGCATTGAAGTACAGGGCGTACACTGTTCTATACTGAAACGCAACACTAAATTATTAATTGTAAAAATTTGAGTGAATGTGTCACCGTGAAAAGCAATGACTGCCTGTAACAAAAGCCACAATGATTGTCAGAATGTTCAACCAATTCTGTTCGACACGTTTTGGGTTCTGTTTTACATCTTCTGATTTTGCCTTTGATCCACCCATTACAATGGGTTTTGGCAATGATACGATTGAACTTTAGGgcttaaaatgtttttcttcagcCGACATTTTGGCAGTTCAGTTGATGGTAAAAATTTATGGCATGAATCTGTGCGCAATGGCATTCGGCAATTCGATTAGCAGTTGACGTTACGATCGTAAACGTTATCAAATTATTTTGACCTTGCATTGTAACTACATGTTGACCTGGTCATTGATGGTCATCAACGAATCCCGTCTTCGTGTATCGTTGTCGGGAggacagtaagacgagtttctgaagTCAATCTGTATGTTTGCTGCACGTTCATGGTTTTAAGTTTCTCGTATTCTTATCGGCTGATTCAATTTTTCATTCCTCGGTCTTGGCAATATTGAGATgcaacattttaaactgatttaagTGTAGCCTAAgattgaaagaactgtttcacgaagcaaaaaaacatgaaaaatcttTTAAGGGTTCCAAATTTCGCTTTAAGAAATTCGTGCGGCTTTAAAAATCCGATATTTTAATAAACACAGGTAAGTCAGATGTTGATTTTTTCTAAGAAGGAAGTATGGAAATCATGAATAGTAATTGTATGAGAATCAAACATGATTTGGAAAgaaaatatcaacaaaacgaGTGTTGCGTTTTAGAGTCAGTCAGTATATTTCTTACTAAAACAACAACAATGCCATAAAATAATGTTCAAGTCTGGTAACCGATACACGTATTAGtacttaaatatatttcttaTCAGAATACCGGTACTCGAAAAGCATTAGAATGGAACGTTTTATATAACTATAAAGAGTAGATCAGATgcgtttaaaaatataataaaaggtgACAAAATTGTATACACTGGCATTCAATGTTCAAAGAACGTCGATTAATATGCACAGTTGTTACTTATATCATATTAGCAATgagttataatatatattattgatTTTGATGATTTTAAAATTCTTTGTGCAATAATGTAGACTGTGACACTTCGAACTTCAATAATTGGATCAGATCttctgatttatattttttttatcaaaaagaacatttttttcatatattgctTGGTTCggtaaattttagattttttttatcatttttccgaatccaatgacATTGATCttacttttaaaacatttactgtcaatataaattTTTACTATGGA
This genomic interval carries:
- the LOC143056965 gene encoding uncharacterized protein LOC143056965 produces the protein MERDKRRTSISSKGNSRSTTTSNLNPNQFVRQSIDYSGVDSDALSEIIKHEDNANNDVINTSHHKEGLTSNKIKCTLNKKPNITDINKSTKDAYRRSILELPGAASNKSLSSPFINVSLSQTVSNCQHTLNSVQNKDISYKGSRPSIHHKTNKNKKSDKNVAIPETRGQDIISSKYETNESRKRRHRSRSHSTDSRRRKKIRLSTNCVGNSEHKQQSSRNDKYPDGKTTYSVGRGDKSPVSRFHGRDRRDTNFDRNIYRKSTQSPRSAAYRERSPLRQSHEQQKGHVSRRHAYHRSGIKRADLHLSSNQNYDLHREQNHTFDNRSRSNVDINTEYDRNIQRAHELERSHEDYWHGASSNSYDDLCHRQSPTFDRTPRLNDDFKSEYYRNSQRTHQKESYFENIWQGVSSDRNYDIYHEHNHIFDGRSRSNYDINMEYDNNALSSYEIESQHETPWHRVSSNRNYELSREQNPTLDRRSRLNSDINTEYDRNTKRPYEIESRHDNTRHTVIPNRNYEPYRGHTSSLDKRSRSNVDTEYDRNIKRTHENINRTISNKETYENRSNSKSNVVSTLQYTSERQHFRQNSHNRFQKIDLEKLSKMDTDSLAAHLSTYRKELDTYLFEDLGREQISLLLQVMCQLCECKRKLLVQKALTPLKERRFFDRQDIKNIICELRLQFDEEKIQILKNLLLLMKGLAYHVNTGPADLITPLDSLEVCVSEKLKDENQRKELKTLIQQIKDKWDPENNHCKENKLSTLDILPDLIEIESFASSSIDSEYETEESYLRRLFMVHRQDFIRPLCKGLMSLKNALFEDPCCLERKWRHDDIRVYKNIFFLSRCCNEQNGITWKIRFDTKPYIRINWNTRKLLTFGSLVCLTNREFTILQYATVADRNAGDLKNGLFQIKLVDDIGEGTEILKQPDVLLIESQAFFPSYFHTLKSLKSMHSEIVNAENSLPFGKQLFNKKHSVEQDMPDYFKSTSFVEGFDIRCLNSEQKAKVDISNEANWPDADNLCMDNSQHRAFTTSIKSKLALIQGPPGTGKTVVGLKLAELLLRNKHIWRQHDNQGPMLLLSYTNHALDQFLLDISKRLRITDAADIVRLGGRSEIEMLSKYNLAAKRKAYSYKQEEFVTRKGAVKTHTIRESSSELNVIAFNSRKKNENYT
- the LOC143056966 gene encoding NFX1-type zinc finger-containing protein 1-like: MLVSSDIVFNLQRTHRQRWFWDQYNMKVKSVFIETIKEKLFHTKEMRTVEANSVSNIWYLPNVTRWRLYKYWVQKALIPINEEIQDCEEYYKTEQECYENNQQIADINILKRAKLVACTTTRAARDIEILKRVSPSIVILEEATEIPEHHVVACLTSSCQQLIMIGDHQQLRPSYNDYKTAREHKIDISLFERLIREGFPFTRLEYQHRMRPLISKLFVPHIYRSLIDDPSVFEYENVKGTNCNMFFLSHSVFEDKEREELSRSHKNTFEAMFICKLYRYLRMQGYPSSKITVLSTYLDQVRLLCNQIRTEEKNISTKDVLIDDFVSYPEISSGRDRPSARVTAVDNFQGEENDIILLSLVRSNKENNIGHLSEANRICVALSRAKIGLYVVSNFKLLTSRSELWNNIVRYVKKEKCFGTELQLTCQNHKNSTYVSKPDDFDKVADGGCQEPCEIKRQCGHFCLRKCHVDDPDHEGICPKQCHREMCELKHKCIKPCHFPVPCGKCNEVVEKIILKCQHAQSMPCHEDPNSASCNEQCQATISCGHRCQKRCTDPCNTEDDCNALVKINARCGHEVQVACHTKYDAPCKFPCNGILKCGHECKGTHSECSQGRLHVPCKAKCQRNLVCGHICEDYFNYRCPPCTQKCDRRCIHGDICKNKCSDSCIQCTELCKWACKAKCPNKYKCEQICMEPCKRPKCNTLCNTTLDCGIGHKCSGILCERSKCICKVCDKLTEIYFGYEDEDNAMFIRLEDCRCVLEVKGLDQYISTVMDNISDEIKPLKCPKCSTKISKSKRYSNELKIINKNICEVFRTIQNIEKGTDLHAKRYTTSKLLTDNKENVSIKKFIQLRKQIENTKRVDSLNMIIDQLTFCKEIHIIRKELFTSKFKPLLKAWLDRLEKWVFLKRSRYAEQEHIEFFLEIRRLQLAIDIHKFKIELSKKDEGLDIPENIKNYLLEIESIEVIDENELSKMRKETQEISDKMIGLTLQEKLMIKRTMENEFTGSGHWYKCKNGHYYSIGKCGMPMQMRKCPQCNVAIGGTDHMLTDDNERAMDFENL